One part of the Streptomyces sp. NBC_00286 genome encodes these proteins:
- a CDS encoding chondroitinase-B domain-containing protein, which yields MRRMHRALLVGALAVGMSGVYYPVASAAPADPPPLEVQNVTASPDDGNVPANTLDNNLSTRWSSQGDGAWIRYDLGSAQTVGSASVAWHQGNSRKNTFDIQLSDDGSSWKTVLARKTSSGSTLEQQKYDFADASARYVRIVGHGNTVNDWTSITETDIYGADGTGGGGGGSCAYPAEVLDLKNWYIGLPVGEEESPTNVYQPELATYANDPWFVTSDDCTAVRFRAPVNGVTTSGSKNPRSELREMTDSGETKASWSSTSGTHTMVIDQAITTAPKEKPEVVAGQIHDASDDVSVFRLEGKKLYVTDGNEKHHKLVDENYELGKRFQAKFVVSDGKIKAYYNGQLQTTLSKKFSGAYFKAGAYTQANCTNSKPCSSDNYGQVKIYDLKVTHGDGGDGGDGGSGGDGDSTEAAKRHGWGTPLPISDEFNYTGPVDPTKWDVPSGSVGGTPQCWEGHSGNGRRCGKNSTVADGMMTMRGEANGDTGWIRQHEPTQYGRWEIRSRSRNTGSEGEPYHPLHLIWPTEGNRFERGEYDWVEYSDPDAQCLGAFLHYPKSPSDKKEHEEICPVDMTKWHNFAFEWTSKALVGYVDGVQWFRFADGANADRGNIQDMPLGNLVIQLDNFAENGGPRPAVFEVDWVRTYDVDAGEDPTDPTDPTDPTDPTDPGGDSPVPVADVTASPDDGNVPANTLDNNLSTRWSSQGDGAWIRYDLGSAKTVGSASVAWHQGNSRKNTFDIQLSDDGSSWKTVLARKTSSGSTLEQQKYDFADTSARYVRIVGHGNTVNDWTSITETDIYGADGGGDGGGDPTDPTDPTDPTDPTDPTDPTDPTDPTDPAPVRTVRVADSTALKSAFGDARPGDRIVLADGTYSIGKMTGKNGTAAQPITVVAENRGKAVIGAGQLEVANSSYVVFQGLKFTNSNTLKITGSNNVRLTRNHFRLTEESTLKWVIIQGENSHHNRIDHNLFEEKRQRGNFITIDGSEKQQSQHDRIDHNHFRDIGPRATNEMEAIRVGESSLSQSSGFTVVESNLFERCDGDPEIVSVKSNDNIVRHNTFRASQGVLSQRHGNRGEFYGNFFFGEGKAGTGGIRIYGQDHKVYNNYFEGLTGTGHDAALQIDGGDVDTSGALNAHWRVYRATVVNNTFVNNVSNIEIGANYNLAPVDSVIADNVITGSRGKLLNEVKKPVRMTYAGNIAWPTGSATVGVSVPSGSVRAVDPLLASDGSLYRIGAGSPAIDAGTGGHAFVTDDMDGQARSGGVDAGADERSSSPATRAPLSATDVGPGAA from the coding sequence ATGAGACGAATGCATCGCGCACTCTTAGTGGGCGCGTTGGCCGTCGGAATGTCAGGCGTGTACTACCCGGTGGCGTCGGCCGCGCCGGCTGACCCCCCTCCGCTGGAGGTCCAGAACGTCACGGCGAGTCCCGATGACGGCAACGTTCCCGCCAACACCCTGGACAACAACCTGAGTACCCGCTGGTCGTCGCAGGGCGACGGGGCGTGGATCCGTTACGACCTCGGCTCGGCGCAGACCGTCGGGTCGGCGTCGGTCGCCTGGCACCAGGGGAACAGCAGGAAGAACACCTTCGACATCCAGCTCTCCGACGACGGATCGTCCTGGAAGACGGTCCTGGCCCGGAAGACCAGCAGCGGCAGCACACTTGAGCAGCAGAAGTACGACTTCGCCGACGCCTCGGCCCGCTATGTGCGGATCGTCGGCCATGGCAACACGGTCAACGACTGGACCAGCATCACCGAGACCGACATCTACGGAGCCGACGGCACCGGCGGCGGTGGCGGCGGCTCCTGCGCGTACCCGGCCGAGGTGCTGGACCTGAAGAACTGGTACATCGGGCTGCCGGTGGGCGAGGAGGAGTCCCCCACCAACGTCTACCAGCCGGAACTCGCGACATACGCCAACGACCCGTGGTTCGTCACGAGTGACGACTGCACGGCCGTCCGGTTCCGCGCCCCGGTCAACGGGGTCACGACCAGCGGCTCCAAGAACCCCCGCTCGGAGCTGCGGGAGATGACGGACTCCGGGGAGACCAAAGCGAGTTGGTCGTCCACGTCCGGCACCCACACGATGGTGATCGACCAGGCCATCACCACGGCTCCCAAGGAGAAGCCGGAAGTCGTGGCCGGGCAGATCCACGACGCGTCCGACGACGTCAGCGTCTTCCGCCTGGAAGGCAAGAAGCTCTACGTCACCGACGGCAACGAAAAGCATCACAAGCTGGTGGACGAGAACTACGAGCTGGGGAAGCGGTTCCAGGCGAAGTTCGTGGTCAGCGACGGCAAGATCAAGGCCTACTACAACGGCCAGTTGCAGACCACGCTGTCGAAGAAGTTCTCCGGCGCCTACTTCAAGGCGGGCGCGTACACCCAGGCCAACTGCACCAACTCGAAGCCGTGCAGCAGTGACAACTACGGCCAAGTGAAGATCTACGACCTGAAGGTCACGCACGGCGACGGTGGTGACGGGGGCGACGGCGGCAGCGGCGGCGACGGGGACTCGACCGAGGCCGCCAAGCGGCACGGCTGGGGCACGCCGCTGCCGATATCCGATGAGTTCAACTACACCGGCCCGGTGGATCCCACGAAGTGGGACGTACCGTCCGGCAGCGTCGGCGGCACGCCCCAATGCTGGGAAGGCCATAGCGGAAACGGCCGCCGGTGCGGGAAGAACAGCACCGTCGCGGACGGCATGATGACCATGCGCGGTGAGGCGAACGGCGACACCGGGTGGATCAGGCAGCACGAGCCCACCCAGTACGGCCGATGGGAAATCCGGTCCCGCTCACGGAACACCGGCTCCGAGGGCGAGCCCTACCATCCGCTGCACCTGATCTGGCCCACTGAGGGCAACCGGTTCGAACGCGGCGAGTACGACTGGGTCGAGTACTCGGACCCCGACGCGCAGTGCCTCGGGGCGTTCCTGCACTACCCGAAGAGCCCGTCGGACAAGAAGGAACACGAAGAGATCTGCCCCGTGGACATGACGAAGTGGCACAACTTCGCGTTCGAGTGGACGTCCAAGGCGCTGGTCGGCTACGTCGACGGTGTCCAATGGTTCCGGTTCGCGGACGGCGCGAACGCCGACCGGGGGAACATCCAGGACATGCCCCTGGGGAACCTCGTCATCCAACTGGACAACTTCGCTGAAAACGGCGGTCCGCGCCCGGCCGTGTTCGAGGTCGACTGGGTTCGGACGTACGACGTCGATGCGGGCGAGGACCCCACGGACCCGACTGACCCCACCGATCCGACCGATCCGACTGACCCCGGCGGGGACTCTCCGGTCCCGGTCGCGGACGTCACGGCGAGTCCCGATGACGGCAACGTTCCCGCCAACACCCTGGACAACAACCTGAGCACCCGCTGGTCGTCGCAGGGCGACGGGGCGTGGATCCGCTACGACCTCGGCTCGGCGAAGACCGTCGGGTCGGCGTCGGTCGCCTGGCACCAGGGGAACAGCAGGAAGAACACGTTCGACATCCAGCTCTCCGACGACGGATCGTCCTGGAAGACGGTCCTGGCCCGGAAGACCAGCAGCGGCAGCACACTTGAGCAGCAGAAGTACGACTTCGCCGACACCTCGGCCCGCTATGTGCGGATCGTCGGCCATGGCAACACGGTCAACGACTGGACCAGCATCACCGAGACCGACATCTACGGAGCCGACGGGGGCGGTGACGGCGGCGGGGATCCGACCGACCCAACGGACCCGACAGATCCGACCGACCCAACGGACCCGACAGATCCGACCGACCCAACAGACCCAACGGATCCGGCCCCCGTCCGTACGGTCCGTGTCGCGGACTCCACCGCGTTGAAGAGCGCGTTCGGCGACGCGCGGCCCGGCGATCGCATCGTCCTCGCGGACGGCACGTACTCGATCGGCAAGATGACCGGCAAGAACGGAACGGCCGCCCAGCCCATCACCGTCGTCGCGGAGAACCGCGGCAAGGCGGTGATCGGCGCCGGGCAGCTGGAGGTGGCGAACTCCTCCTACGTCGTCTTCCAGGGGCTGAAGTTCACGAACAGCAACACCCTGAAGATCACCGGCTCGAACAACGTACGGCTGACCCGCAATCACTTCCGGCTGACCGAGGAGTCCACGCTGAAGTGGGTGATCATCCAGGGTGAGAACAGCCACCACAATCGGATCGATCACAACCTGTTCGAGGAGAAGCGCCAGCGCGGGAACTTCATCACCATCGACGGATCCGAGAAGCAGCAGTCACAGCACGACCGCATCGACCACAACCACTTCCGTGACATCGGCCCCCGCGCGACCAACGAGATGGAGGCCATCCGGGTCGGAGAGAGCAGCCTCTCCCAGTCGAGCGGATTCACCGTCGTCGAGTCGAACCTCTTCGAGAGGTGCGACGGCGACCCGGAGATCGTCTCCGTGAAGAGCAACGACAACATCGTCCGCCACAACACCTTCCGCGCCTCGCAGGGTGTTCTGTCCCAACGGCACGGGAACCGCGGTGAGTTCTACGGCAACTTCTTCTTCGGGGAGGGCAAGGCGGGAACCGGCGGGATCCGCATCTACGGTCAGGACCACAAGGTCTACAACAACTACTTCGAGGGCCTGACCGGCACCGGCCACGACGCCGCGCTGCAGATCGACGGCGGCGACGTGGACACCTCGGGCGCGTTGAACGCACACTGGCGCGTCTACCGGGCGACCGTCGTGAACAACACCTTCGTGAACAACGTGTCGAACATCGAGATCGGCGCCAACTACAACCTTGCCCCGGTCGATTCGGTCATCGCCGACAACGTCATCACGGGCAGCCGGGGCAAGCTGCTCAACGAGGTCAAGAAACCCGTGCGCATGACCTACGCCGGGAACATCGCGTGGCCGACCGGATCGGCGACCGTCGGCGTGTCCGTGCCCTCCGGCTCCGTCAGGGCGGTCGACCCGCTGCTCGCCTCCGACGGATCGCTGTACCGGATCGGCGCGGGAAGCCCGGCGATCGACGCCGGCACCGGCGGCCACGCCTTCGTGACCGACGACATGGACGGCCAGGCTCGCAGCGGTGGCGTCGACGCCGGCGCCGACGAGCGGTCGTCGTCCCCGGCCACACGGGCCCCGCTCAGCGCGACGGACGTCGGCCCAGGCGCCGCGTAG
- a CDS encoding DUF1918 domain-containing protein: protein MRASKGDHLLVHGRIVGQHDRVGEVVEVLGPDGNPPFRVRFEDGHETVMSPGPDTTVQHHVSETKTQ, encoded by the coding sequence ATGCGTGCAAGCAAAGGCGACCACCTGCTGGTGCACGGCAGGATCGTCGGACAGCACGACCGGGTCGGGGAAGTCGTCGAAGTACTGGGGCCGGACGGCAACCCGCCGTTCCGCGTCCGCTTCGAGGACGGCCACGAGACCGTGATGTCCCCCGGTCCTGACACCACAGTCCAGCATCACGTCAGCGAGACCAAGACCCAGTAA
- a CDS encoding DMT family transporter, whose protein sequence is MRAQSSATTPTPVAVSAARARTATASPQLSPRGVLLAALGVTAFSLTFPATAWGLEGFGPWSLVATRSVLAAIIAGICLLALRVPLPARRHWPGLSVVAAGVVLGFPMLTTLALETSTTAHAAVVVGLLPVTTALFSALRVGSRPSRAFWAAALAGSAVVIAFTVTQSGGALSSADAYLFGALLVCAAGYTEGGRLARVMPGWHVIGWALVLCLPLTVPAAAVALAYEPVQLTAHSVTGLLWVAVGSQFLGLVVWYRGMAAIGIPKASQLQLAQPLLTLVWSVLLLGEQLTPAAPLAAAAVLVCIAVAQRARA, encoded by the coding sequence ATGAGAGCACAGAGTAGCGCTACTACACCGACGCCAGTAGCGGTCTCCGCCGCCCGGGCCCGAACGGCCACCGCAAGTCCACAGCTGTCACCCCGTGGCGTCCTCCTGGCCGCCCTCGGAGTCACCGCCTTCTCCCTCACCTTCCCCGCCACCGCCTGGGGCCTCGAGGGCTTCGGCCCCTGGTCACTCGTAGCCACGCGGAGCGTCCTCGCCGCGATCATCGCCGGTATCTGTCTGCTCGCCCTCCGCGTACCGCTGCCCGCCCGCCGCCACTGGCCGGGCCTGTCCGTCGTGGCCGCCGGAGTCGTACTCGGCTTCCCCATGCTCACGACTCTCGCCCTGGAGACCTCGACCACCGCCCACGCCGCCGTCGTGGTCGGCCTGCTCCCCGTGACCACCGCGCTGTTCTCGGCCCTGCGCGTCGGCTCCCGCCCCTCCCGTGCCTTCTGGGCCGCGGCACTCGCGGGCTCCGCCGTGGTCATCGCGTTCACCGTGACACAGAGCGGCGGCGCCCTCAGCAGCGCGGACGCGTACCTCTTCGGGGCGCTGCTGGTCTGCGCGGCCGGTTACACGGAGGGCGGCAGGCTGGCCCGTGTGATGCCCGGCTGGCATGTCATCGGCTGGGCTCTGGTGCTGTGCCTGCCGCTCACGGTTCCAGCGGCCGCGGTGGCGCTCGCGTACGAGCCCGTACAGCTGACGGCGCACAGCGTGACCGGGCTGCTGTGGGTCGCGGTCGGCTCACAGTTCCTGGGGCTGGTGGTGTGGTACCGGGGCATGGCGGCGATCGGCATTCCGAAGGCCAGCCAGTTGCAGCTGGCTCAGCCCCTGCTCACACTGGTCTGGTCGGTGCTGCTCCTCGGTGAGCAGCTCACACCCGCCGCACCCCTGGCCGCCGCGGCCGTACTGGTCTGCATAGCGGTCGCCCAGCGAGCACGCGCCTGA
- a CDS encoding aminotransferase-like domain-containing protein — protein MQERSSVGELANQLRSELDRYSPGGKLPSSRALVERFRVSPVTVSRALAQLAAEGLVVTRPGAGAFRARPRGDGPVVGDTSWQELALTADASAELVPRTVDASGVLVTLAAPPPGVIEFNGGYLHPSLQPERAMAAALARAGRRPGAWGRPPVDGLPELREWFARGIGGAITAAEVLITAGGQSALTTALRALAPPGAPVLVESPTYPGMLAIARAAGLRPVPVPVDADGVRPHLLADAFRATGARVFVCQPLFQNPTGAMLAPERRGEVLRIVREAGAFVVEDDFVRRLVHEDAGPLPRPLASDDPDGVVVHVCSLTKATSPSFRVSALAARGPVLERLRAIQVVDTFFVPRPLQEAALELVGSPAWPRHLRAVAAELKNRRDTMTAALRLHLPEFALPHIPAGGYHLWLRLPDGTDETALAATALRAGVAITPGRPYFSAEPAAAHLRLSFAAVASTAEIEEGVRRLRTAFEQGAAHPG, from the coding sequence ATGCAAGAGCGTAGCAGTGTGGGCGAACTGGCGAACCAGTTGAGAAGCGAGCTGGACCGCTACTCTCCTGGTGGAAAGCTGCCGTCGAGCCGAGCGCTCGTCGAGCGGTTCCGGGTGAGCCCGGTGACCGTGTCGAGGGCGCTGGCGCAGCTGGCGGCCGAAGGGCTGGTGGTGACCCGGCCAGGGGCCGGCGCGTTCCGGGCTCGGCCGCGGGGCGACGGGCCGGTCGTGGGTGACACCTCCTGGCAGGAGCTCGCGCTCACCGCGGATGCCAGCGCCGAACTCGTGCCGCGTACCGTCGACGCCTCCGGAGTGCTCGTCACGCTGGCCGCCCCGCCGCCCGGAGTCATCGAGTTCAACGGCGGCTATCTGCACCCCTCGTTGCAGCCGGAGCGGGCGATGGCCGCCGCGCTGGCCCGGGCGGGCCGCCGTCCAGGCGCCTGGGGGCGACCACCGGTGGACGGGCTGCCGGAACTGCGCGAGTGGTTCGCGCGGGGCATCGGCGGCGCGATCACCGCCGCCGAGGTGCTGATCACGGCGGGCGGCCAGTCCGCGCTGACCACCGCCCTGCGCGCCCTCGCTCCGCCAGGCGCGCCGGTGCTCGTCGAATCGCCCACGTATCCCGGCATGCTGGCGATCGCCAGAGCGGCCGGGCTCCGCCCCGTACCCGTACCGGTCGATGCCGACGGTGTACGGCCCCACCTGCTCGCCGACGCGTTCAGGGCGACCGGAGCGCGTGTGTTCGTCTGTCAGCCGCTGTTCCAGAACCCGACGGGTGCCATGCTCGCGCCCGAGCGTCGCGGTGAGGTGCTGCGGATCGTGCGCGAGGCCGGTGCGTTCGTCGTGGAGGACGACTTCGTACGGCGTCTCGTGCACGAGGACGCGGGGCCGTTGCCGCGCCCGCTGGCCTCGGACGATCCCGACGGAGTCGTCGTGCACGTGTGCTCCCTGACCAAGGCGACCTCGCCGAGCTTCCGGGTGAGCGCGCTCGCCGCCCGCGGGCCCGTGCTGGAGCGGCTGCGGGCCATCCAGGTCGTCGACACCTTCTTCGTGCCGCGCCCGCTCCAGGAGGCGGCCCTGGAACTCGTCGGTTCGCCCGCCTGGCCCCGCCATCTGCGTGCCGTGGCCGCGGAGCTGAAGAACCGCCGCGACACGATGACCGCCGCACTGCGGCTGCACCTGCCCGAGTTTGCCCTCCCGCACATCCCCGCCGGCGGCTACCACCTTTGGCTCCGCCTCCCCGACGGCACGGACGAGACGGCCCTGGCCGCCACCGCCCTGCGCGCGGGCGTGGCCATCACCCCGGGCCGCCCCTACTTCAGCGCCGAACCAGCCGCCGCGCACCTGAGGCTGAGCTTCGCGGCGGTGGCGAGTACCGCCGAGATCGAGGAGGGCGTACGCAGGCTGCGCACGGCCTTCGAGCAGGGGGCTGCTCACCCCGGGTAA
- a CDS encoding histidine phosphatase family protein — translation MQLRVTFVAAARSSPLLAERFGDDRPLDREGWDEVQRAAPLLLPLAAAELRYCSPTPRSRATGDALGYTPLVQPALRDCDMGRWQGFTLGEAMAREPDAVDAWLADPGSAPHGGESLLAFIQRVGGWLDTRPADGGVKIVAVAEPAVIRAALVYALKAPPSTYWNIDVRPLSTVTLMGRAGRWNLRLEGQPSRV, via the coding sequence ATGCAGCTTCGGGTCACGTTCGTCGCCGCCGCGCGCAGCTCGCCGTTGCTCGCCGAGCGGTTCGGGGACGACCGGCCCCTCGACCGGGAGGGCTGGGACGAGGTGCAGCGCGCGGCGCCGCTGCTGCTGCCGTTGGCGGCGGCCGAGCTGCGCTACTGCTCGCCGACGCCGCGCAGCCGAGCCACCGGGGACGCCCTCGGCTACACCCCGCTCGTCCAGCCCGCCCTGCGGGACTGCGACATGGGCCGCTGGCAGGGCTTCACGCTCGGCGAGGCGATGGCCCGCGAGCCCGACGCAGTGGACGCCTGGCTCGCCGATCCCGGCTCCGCCCCGCACGGCGGCGAGTCACTGCTGGCCTTCATCCAGCGGGTGGGCGGCTGGCTCGACACCCGGCCCGCCGACGGGGGCGTCAAGATCGTCGCGGTGGCCGAGCCGGCGGTCATACGCGCCGCGCTCGTGTACGCGCTGAAGGCGCCCCCGTCGACGTACTGGAACATCGACGTCCGCCCCCTGTCGACGGTCACGCTGATGGGCCGGGCGGGGCGCTGGAACCTGCGCCTAGAAGGTCAGCCCTCGCGCGTGTAG
- a CDS encoding DUF6314 family protein, translating into MDDFWPVADVLAYLAGSWRVERSVRDHASGAEGTFRGTTDFAPLEAGGLLHHESGTFVWQGVARPAERTLRFLPGTAPSRADVRFADGRPFHDLDLASGRHTADHPCATDLYRGEFTVHDANHWRTVWQVGGPDKDLTLTTDYTREG; encoded by the coding sequence GTGGACGATTTCTGGCCGGTGGCCGACGTTTTGGCGTATCTGGCGGGGAGTTGGCGCGTGGAGCGTTCCGTACGGGACCACGCGAGCGGGGCCGAGGGGACCTTCCGCGGCACGACGGACTTCGCACCGCTCGAAGCGGGCGGCCTGCTCCATCACGAGTCCGGCACCTTCGTCTGGCAGGGCGTCGCCCGCCCCGCCGAGCGGACACTGCGGTTCCTGCCGGGCACTGCGCCGAGCCGCGCCGACGTACGGTTCGCCGACGGCCGCCCCTTCCACGACCTGGATCTGGCCTCCGGCCGGCACACCGCCGACCACCCGTGTGCCACGGACCTCTACCGGGGCGAGTTCACCGTGCACGACGCGAACCACTGGCGAACCGTGTGGCAAGTCGGCGGTCCGGACAAGGACTTGACGCTGACGACGGACTACACGCGCGAGGGCTGA
- a CDS encoding alpha-L-arabinofuranosidase C-terminal domain-containing protein, whose product MSRTRTRWRLALTATGIMAASLLVPAAPGNAAAEDTTDYAITVDPKTKGAKIDDTMYGVFFEDINRAADGGIYPELVQNRSFEYSTADHASYTPLTSWATTGTAKTVNDEGRLHERNRTYLSLDGGSSVTNSGYNTGISVEKGKVYNFSVWARADQAAALTVTLADADGALAEARRVTARGGWAKYTAKFTASRTSTTGRLTVTAASPVALDMISLLPRETYKGHGLRKDLAEKIAALDPSFVRFPGGCLVNTGSMEGYDEASGWQRKRSYQWKDTIGPVEQRATNANFWGYNQSYGLGYYEYFQFSEDIGAMPLPVVPALVTGCGQNKATDDDALLKRHIQDTLDLIEFANGPVTSEWGKKRAQMGHPKPFNLTHLGVGNEENLPNEFFERFKQFRAAIEAKYPDITVISNSGPDDSGSTFDTAWKLNREGNVDMVDEHYYNSPQWFLQNNDRYDSYDRNGPKVFLGEYASQGNAFKNALSEAAFMTGLERNADIVKLASYAPLLANEDYVQWRPDMIWFNNHASWNSASYEVQKLFMRNVGDRVVPSKATGTPSVSGPISGAVGLSTWATSAAYDDVKVTGADGSTLLSDDFSGDASKWTHTGGGSWSVQDGQYVQTDEAAENTMVSAGDPAWHDYDLHVKATKKSGKEGFLVAFGVKDTGNYYWWNLGGWNNTQSAVEQASDGGKSTLISKAGSIETGRAYDVDVKVRGRQVTLYLDGKEWGSFKDDKPAEPFRQVVTRDAKTGDVIVKVVNAQAADARTAIDLGGLKTSKKAAVTTLKAAPDAVNSETETPVAPVRSTFEGVSSKFTYTFPGNSVTFLRIKER is encoded by the coding sequence ATGTCACGCACCCGCACCCGCTGGAGACTCGCCCTGACGGCCACAGGCATCATGGCCGCCTCGCTCCTTGTCCCCGCCGCCCCGGGGAACGCCGCAGCCGAGGACACCACCGACTATGCGATCACCGTCGACCCGAAGACCAAGGGCGCGAAGATCGACGACACGATGTACGGCGTCTTCTTCGAGGACATCAACCGGGCCGCGGACGGCGGCATATATCCGGAGCTCGTACAGAACCGGTCCTTCGAGTACTCGACAGCCGACCACGCCTCGTACACGCCCCTCACCTCCTGGGCCACCACGGGCACCGCGAAGACCGTGAACGACGAGGGCCGCCTCCACGAACGCAACCGCACCTACCTCTCCCTGGACGGCGGTTCATCCGTCACCAACTCCGGTTACAACACCGGGATTTCGGTCGAGAAGGGCAAGGTCTACAACTTCTCGGTCTGGGCCCGCGCCGACCAGGCCGCCGCCCTCACCGTGACCCTGGCGGACGCCGACGGCGCGCTCGCCGAGGCCCGGCGGGTCACCGCGCGCGGCGGCTGGGCGAAGTACACGGCGAAGTTCACCGCGAGCCGCACCAGCACGACCGGCCGTCTCACGGTCACCGCCGCCAGCCCCGTAGCCCTGGACATGATCTCGCTGCTGCCGCGCGAGACGTACAAGGGCCACGGCCTGCGCAAGGACCTCGCCGAGAAGATCGCCGCTCTCGACCCGTCCTTCGTGCGCTTCCCGGGCGGCTGCCTGGTCAACACCGGCAGCATGGAGGGATACGACGAGGCCTCCGGCTGGCAGCGCAAGCGCTCGTACCAGTGGAAGGACACCATCGGGCCCGTCGAGCAGCGCGCCACCAACGCCAACTTCTGGGGCTACAACCAGAGTTACGGCCTCGGCTACTACGAGTACTTCCAGTTCTCCGAGGACATCGGCGCGATGCCGCTGCCCGTCGTGCCCGCCCTCGTCACCGGCTGCGGCCAGAACAAGGCCACGGATGACGACGCTCTGCTGAAGCGGCACATCCAGGACACTCTCGATCTCATCGAGTTCGCCAACGGCCCCGTGACCAGCGAGTGGGGCAAGAAGCGGGCGCAGATGGGCCACCCGAAGCCCTTCAACCTCACCCACCTCGGCGTCGGCAACGAGGAGAACCTGCCGAACGAGTTCTTCGAACGGTTCAAGCAGTTCCGCGCGGCCATCGAGGCGAAGTACCCGGACATCACCGTCATCTCCAACTCCGGCCCGGACGACAGCGGTTCGACCTTCGACACGGCCTGGAAGCTCAACCGTGAGGGCAACGTCGACATGGTCGACGAGCACTACTACAACAGCCCGCAGTGGTTCCTGCAGAACAACGACCGCTACGACTCGTACGACAGGAACGGCCCCAAGGTCTTCCTCGGCGAGTACGCCTCCCAGGGCAACGCCTTCAAGAACGCCCTCTCCGAAGCCGCGTTCATGACCGGCCTGGAGCGCAACGCGGACATCGTGAAGCTCGCCTCGTACGCCCCGCTGCTCGCCAACGAGGACTACGTGCAGTGGCGTCCCGACATGATCTGGTTCAACAACCACGCCTCCTGGAACTCGGCCAGCTACGAGGTCCAGAAGCTGTTCATGCGCAACGTCGGCGACCGGGTCGTGCCCTCCAAGGCGACCGGTACGCCCTCGGTGAGCGGCCCGATCTCGGGTGCGGTCGGTCTGTCGACCTGGGCGACGAGTGCCGCGTACGACGATGTGAAGGTGACCGGCGCGGACGGTTCGACGCTGCTCAGCGACGACTTCTCCGGTGACGCCTCGAAGTGGACACACACGGGCGGCGGCAGCTGGAGCGTCCAGGACGGGCAGTACGTGCAGACCGACGAGGCCGCCGAGAACACCATGGTGTCGGCGGGCGACCCGGCCTGGCACGACTACGACCTGCATGTGAAGGCCACCAAGAAGTCCGGCAAGGAGGGCTTCCTCGTAGCCTTCGGCGTCAAGGACACCGGCAACTACTACTGGTGGAACCTCGGCGGCTGGAACAACACCCAGTCCGCCGTGGAACAGGCCTCGGACGGCGGCAAGTCGACGCTCATCTCCAAGGCCGGATCGATCGAGACGGGCCGCGCGTACGACGTCGACGTCAAGGTCCGCGGCCGCCAGGTGACCCTCTACCTCGACGGCAAGGAGTGGGGCAGCTTCAAGGACGACAAGCCGGCCGAGCCGTTCCGCCAGGTCGTCACGCGGGACGCGAAGACCGGCGATGTGATCGTCAAGGTGGTCAACGCCCAGGCGGCGGACGCCCGTACGGCGATCGACCTCGGCGGCCTCAAGACGTCGAAGAAGGCCGCCGTGACCACGCTGAAGGCGGCACCAGACGCGGTCAACTCCGAGACGGAGACGCCTGTTGCCCCGGTGAGGTCCACCTTCGAGGGCGTGAGCAGCAAGTTCACGTACACCTTCCCGGGGAACTCGGTCACGTTCCTGAGGATCAAGGAGAGGTGA
- a CDS encoding ABC transporter permease produces the protein MSTLPSGPPPSSAAPVAEPSARFRDLAAAEWIKVRSLRSTPWVIALTTLFVIGSSAAAALAGYNSLADSGASTREPRGFLPFDAYPPAGYMTLMLVAGSIGALTVVSEYSSGLIRTTTVAVPARGSVVLAKAVVTATLWTVVGMAISTGSFLISQAILNGQQAGVPITHPGVFRALAASALLAPVCALTGLGLGVLIRHSAATVLTGAFTLLMLPTLFSQSARWSADINHTMVVSAWRRLVQNWEPSPDTHIFIPTVPGSWIVYALWPLIAVALAVAVVRRRDV, from the coding sequence ATGAGCACACTCCCCTCCGGTCCCCCGCCCAGCTCGGCCGCGCCCGTCGCCGAACCGTCCGCCCGCTTCCGCGACCTGGCCGCCGCCGAGTGGATCAAGGTGCGGTCCCTGCGCTCCACCCCGTGGGTCATCGCACTCACCACTCTGTTCGTCATCGGGTCCTCCGCCGCGGCGGCGCTGGCGGGCTACAACAGCCTCGCGGACTCCGGCGCGAGTACGCGGGAGCCCCGCGGCTTCCTGCCCTTTGACGCCTATCCGCCGGCCGGCTACATGACGCTGATGCTCGTCGCCGGCAGCATCGGCGCCCTCACCGTCGTCAGCGAGTACAGCAGCGGCCTGATCCGCACGACCACCGTGGCCGTCCCCGCCCGCGGCTCGGTGGTGCTGGCCAAGGCGGTCGTCACCGCCACGCTGTGGACCGTGGTCGGCATGGCCATCTCCACCGGTTCCTTCCTGATCTCCCAGGCCATCCTGAACGGGCAGCAGGCCGGCGTCCCGATCACCCACCCCGGGGTGTTCCGGGCGCTGGCGGCATCCGCGCTACTGGCCCCGGTCTGCGCACTGACCGGCCTGGGCCTCGGCGTCCTGATCCGGCACAGCGCAGCGACCGTGCTCACCGGCGCCTTCACGCTGCTGATGCTGCCCACGCTCTTCTCGCAGAGCGCGCGCTGGTCCGCCGACATCAACCACACGATGGTGGTGAGTGCCTGGAGGCGTCTGGTCCAGAACTGGGAGCCGTCGCCCGACACTCACATCTTCATCCCCACGGTCCCCGGCTCCTGGATCGTGTACGCGCTCTGGCCACTGATCGCAGTCGCACTCGCCGTGGCCGTCGTGCGCCGCCGCGACGTGTGA